aatattatgtctataattTTAGGTAAAGCAGCCCGGGGGAAatggaaaaatttaaaagatcaTTTCCGTAAAGAATACAAAAGGTGTATGACTAGTATAGAGAGTGATCAAGAAATGTCTAGATGGCCATATTTCCATTCTATGATGTTCATCAAAGATCAGATCTCACACACCGTCACAAATTCTGCGTATCTATCAGATTTACAATATCAAAACATATATCCAGAAGTTGAATTAAAAGAAGACGCCGTGTCGGACGAAGAAAATCCCTTGAACTGTCTTAACATTGAGTACGACAATCAAAATTTAGTCGAAGTTAAATCGGAGTATTCGAATCAAGACGAAAATATTTCTGATGACAAACATTTCTTATTGAGTCTTTTACCAATGTTATCCACGCTCCCGATGGATAAAAAACTCGTTGCTCGGATAGCAATCGAAACGTCGTTGCTCAACATAGCTTACCCAGATCTGAGTAAAACGGACAATTTTCACGATGAACAAACAGGCACCATACAAACATCGCCTAAAAAGactgaaaaaagaaaaaaagtgaCCGAAGATGAGCGCCACCCAAAGAAGCGTTcggtaaattcaaaaaaaatttgttgatATTCATTACCCATttcatgaattatattttataataaaaataagttgtaaataatattatttttctttgtaggtattattaattatcattataactattattatttttattaaatttgaatcagAATTTCAATAGATAACActtttgtttgatttattttattttaatattttaagaactgGTCGTAATTGTACAATTTGAGTGTAGAAAACTGAAAAAGAGTGAAACTGAGAGGCAAGtagcattaaaattataaggcAGAACACTTTTTGTCGTCAAAAACATCCTACTCCTAATAATGAACGAGTATATGACCGTTCTAGTTCCTGAATGTAGAAATGAATCttttactgtaattttttgagttttgttctaaccaatatttaaaacatacatctatgattattaacattatcattaataattatgcctAAGAcctaaaaagttaattacgCAATAGTTAAACATATTTGCATGGTTGTTgcttacgtttttttttcaatggttatttaattactacttacctaattattgatattattcttTGATATCATAAAATCCTCCGAGATCTCTAAGAGGCAGCCCGGGGACTGATGATATTGAAGTTTTAGGTCTTAATaagtagaataaaattataatattgtttttattcttgtttgagtattataatatcggttGCATTGACGTACCTAcacataacttaataattactacattttataacgcattgtttgttttttggcTTTAGCCCACATGCAACAAAATCAAATTGcgtatacgaaaaataattttgatttttttaatgtttttcagtAGGTGttcttagaaaaatatttggagTTAAATCACCCACTgcgaaaataatactattttcaagggttaataattgtataaatagtgtctaaaaatgtgttcatttaaatttgtaacatgcatttttatttttcaagtaaaattcaatcaaataattataaaatataaaacctgCATGTCCAacgcttaaaaatattattttctataatttttgtaattggtaaattttaatcaaaaatgtctaaaatgcataaaaaaagaTACTCAATGAACACGTTTTATCTCTGTTACACGTATAGGGCTGAAAGTGAAAACATATTGCGCTAACGTCcacttaagaaataatattgatataatcattaattaattaataactttatacattatgaatgtcaaattaaacaaaattattagtttcattaaattcaaaaaatttaagtagatACTAAAACTTACTTTttcagtaatataattaaatagtttata
This sequence is a window from Rhopalosiphum maidis isolate BTI-1 chromosome 1, ASM367621v3, whole genome shotgun sequence. Protein-coding genes within it:
- the LOC113557526 gene encoding uncharacterized protein LOC113557526 translates to MSGKGSLEVSRLIAEVHRRPELWDRQHPQHHNRSVLDHHWESVAAILGITGKAARGKWKNLKDHFRKEYKRCMTSIESDQEMSRWPYFHSMMFIKDQISHTVTNSAYLSDLQYQNIYPEVELKEDAVSDEENPLNCLNIEYDNQNLVEVKSEYSNQDENISDDKHFLLSLLPMLSTLPMDKKLVARIAIETSLLNIAYPDLSKTDNFHDEQTGTIQTSPKKTEKRKKVTEDERHPKKRSVNSKKIC